The Geotoga petraea genome segment TGTTAAATAATCAAATGCCATAAAAACTACATTTGATGATGATGATAAATCTGTTTTTTCCATTCTCTTTTTGAGCCCTTTCATTCTTAGATATTGATAATCAACAATAAAAATATTTGCATTTTCAATATTTTCTATAAATTTGTAGGGGATTTCATGACCTATTGGTCTTGCCAGAAGAATATTTTTTCCATTTAAATCTTTAAGGTTGATTCTCTTTTCCATCCAATATGATGGAGCCATTAAGAAAGATAAATATTCTGAATCATTTTCATCGATAACACTTTTATAAGAAAGTTCTTCACCGTATGATTTATGAAAGGATTTTTTGTCAGAATCTTCTGTGACTATCATTCCATTCTCTATTTTGGCCTCATATCCACATTCACAATACAAATCGCCATTTTCAATTTTATTATTTTTAATTGAAGCATTGTTTAATTTTAAAGGTTTTTGGCATTTTGGACAGGCTAAAAAGTGCAATACATTTATAGGTATCGAATAAGTTTTGTATTCATTTTTCGCATCTCTTATCTCTTTTTCATAATCCTTTTTTATCTTTTCCAACTCTTCTAAAGCTATATTGAATTCTTCTTTTTCTTTAGCAACTTGATCTATTTTATTATTTATAATACTCAAAAGATATTCTGTTTCAGCTTTCCCTGTTTTTGGCATCATTCTCATATATGTCAAGATGTGTTTTATTTCTTCAATTGTAAATTTCATCTTTTTAAACTGTAGGATAAAATCCATACTTTTTTCACATGTTTCGTCAAAATGATAACGATTATGAACTTTTTCAGGTATTATCATTCCATTATCTATGTAATACCTAACTGTATCTGTGGATAGATTGTACTTTTCAGCAAATTCTCCAATTTTCATATGAATTCCCCCACCATGAACTTATAATTTTATAAACTGTCTTTTTTCATTGCTTTCGAATGCTTTTTCAATTATTTGTATGGTTCTTAAAGCTGTTTCTGGTCTAACTTCTATTTTAGCATTGTTTTTAATTCTATCGAACAAGTTTTTATAAAAGAAATGGTATTTTCCAGTCTCTGTTATAATTTTTTCCGATTTTTCTTCGCCATTTTCAATGTAGTTTATTTTACCCCAGTTTGATTCTTTGTCTTTACCGTAGTCAGGATCATCTGGTGTTATTTTTTCTTTCAACTGCCCTTCTTGTACATCGGTCCCATATTTTATAAATGTTCCGTTAAGGCCTTTTATTATATACTTTGGAGATTTGTAATTAGATAACATATCTGCTTTAAGAGTTACTTTTAAAGTGTTATAGTCCAAAATTATCTCAAAATAATCATCTACAACGGCATCTGGCCTTTGTTTTCTAATATCTGCAAAAATTGCATATGGTTCTCCGAACAAACATAAAGCTTGATCTATTAGATGTGAACCAAGATCATAGACTATTCCAGAGCCAGGTTCGTCTTTTTCTTTCCATTTGTCTTTTATGAAATTTCTAAATCTATCAAAGTGGGCCTCAAATTCAACAACTTTTCCAAGTTTTTTGGTTTCTAAAAGTTTTTTTACAGTTAAAAAATCTCCATCCCATCTTCTATTTTGATTTACAGTTAGCACTAAATTCTTTTTAACTGCTAAATCTACAAGTTCTCTTGCTTCTTCAGAGGTGACAGTGAAAGGTTTTTCCACAATAACGTGTTTGTTATGTAGTAATGCAAGTTTCGCGTGATCATAATGTATTTTATTTGGTGTAGTGACTAAAATAACGTCTATATCAGAGTCAAAAAGATCTTCGATGTTATGAACAACTTCTACATATGGGTATTCTTTTTTGGATTTTTCTGATTTTCTTTCATAGACTTTTTTCAAATTGAATTCTGGTAAATAGTCAATAATTGGAGCATGAAATACACTTGCAGACAAACCAAAACCAATGATTCCAACATTAATTTTTTCCATTATTCCCCCTCCTCAAAAAGTTTGAACAAATTGTTAGAGTTGTTATAAAAAATATCCTCGTAATATTTTTCAGGCACCAACTTTTTAATAAATTCAATGTACGTTTTCACTTGTACCAGTGGCCAATCTGTTCCGAAAAGAAGTTTATCATAGGTTTCACTGTAAAAGATAGCCCTTCTAAAGTGATCAATAAAAGTTTTTTCATTTATATATGTTTTTGCTTTAAATTCATCTGAAACTATCAATCCAGATAAATCTGCAAAAACATTCCTGTTTTTCGAAAGAATTTCTGCTGTATCCATAACCCACGGATCTCCCAAATGGGCAATAACAAAATTGATGTTTCTATGAAAAACAGCTAATTCATCTATGTGTATAGGGTGTGAATATTTTATTAGCCCTCTTTCTGAATAAGTGTCTCCCGAGTGAATAACAACCGGAAGATTATATTTCTCTGCCAATTCGTAAATGGGTTCATAAACTGTGTCATAAACATAAAATGGATAATAACCAGCATAAATTTTGAACCCCACAATTCTTGTTTCTGAAATAGCATTTTCTATATCATATATACTCTCTTTTCTTGTTTGCAAGTCGTATGGATTTATTCCAAGGCATTCGTAAATAAAAGCGGGGTTTGGAACTTCTAAGTCCAATCGCATAGGATTTAAAGAGTTATAATCGGGGAATTTTCCTTCTTCAGTTTCAGATAATCCCATACCTATTCCAGCTATTATATTGTTTTCTTCATATTCATTTTTCAACCCAATAGAAGAATAATCAAGGTCGGAAATTTCTAAAGCAGTTCCCTTAAAACTCAGAATATCTGAAAAATGCATATGAGCATCAATTATTTTAATAATTATCACATCCTTATGCTATAATTTTGTAAATTAATGAGGCGGTGATGGGTGAAAAAGTTTTATTGTAGTATCTATATTAATTATATCATTTGTTTTTGTAAGCTTTTAAAAAACATATAAATTTCTAAGAATTAAATATATTTTAAAGATCCCAGAAAAAATTTTGCCATTAATTTTTGTTCAATGTAGATAGTTTGGTATAGAACTATTTTTAAATCTAATAATGGTATTGCTTTTTTAATTAACTAATAAGAAATATTAACGAAATCTTTAGTTATAAAAGTATTGTTATTATGAGTTTAGAAAAATAAATAAGTGAACCAGGGGAGCCATATAGGCTGAGAGGGCAAGATGCCGACCCTAAAACCTGATCCGGGTAATGCCGGCGTAGGAAGCGAAATCAAATATATAAACTCTCACCTATATGATAGCGTGAGAGTTTTTTTGTTTTTTCAATATTTTTAAGGAGGTTTTCAAAATGAGAAGGATTTTGTTTTTAGCTATGTTGATATTTAGTTTGGTTTCTTTCAGTGCTCTGACTGTTTATACTTACGAGAGTATGGGATGGATAGAAGATTCTGTTATTTCTGAATTTGAAGATATGTACAGTGTTGATGTGAAAGTCGTAAAACTTGGTGATGGTGGGAACGTGTTGTCCAGAATAAAGTTAGAAAAAAGGAATCCTAAAGCAGATGTTGTTATAGGGTTAGACCAAAGTTTGGTCGTAGAAGCAGTTAAGAACGATTTGTTAATTTCTTATAAACCGTTAAACGCGTCAAAAATTGAAAATCAAGATATTGTTTTCAATCAAAATTATTTTGTAACTCCATATGACTATGGAGCTATAGCGATTATATACGACCCTGAAAGGCTTGATACAACGCCAAAGACTTTTGAAGATTTGACAAAAATGGATAAATCTTTGATAATTCAAGATCCAAGAAGTTCAAGCACAGGCCAAGCGTTTTTGTTATGGACAATCGCAATTTATGGAGAAGACTGGAAAGAGTTTTGGAAAGAATTAAAACCGGCTATTTTAACCGTAACAACTGGATGGACAGATTCATTTTCAAAATTTGAAGCTGGAGAAGCCCCAATGATGGTTAGCTACGCAACAGATGGAGCTTATTCTTATGAATATTATGAAAGTACCAAATACAAAGCTTTAATACCAGAAGAAGGTGGATATGTTCAAGTAGAAGGGGCAGGCATAGTAAAAGGAACAAAAAATGAAGAGTTAGCAAAAAGATTTATTGAATTTCTTTTAATGGATGAATTTCAAAAAAAGGTCCCTCTGAACCAATGGATGTTTCCAGTAACTAATGTAGAACTACCAGAATCTTATGAATATGCTTTAAAACCTGAAAAAATATTGACCATAGAATCAGAAGAAATTGCAAATAATTTAAATAAATGGTTGAATGAATGGGAAGAACTAATGTATTAATGAACAAGAAAAAAATAATTCCCATAATTTATATTGCATTATGGGTTACTCCTTTCATTTTTTTATTCAGAGATTTTTTTGAACTTAATAGTTTCACCCTCATAATGGATTCGCGCTTGTCGCGAATCCTTGGGGTTACTTTTTTACAATCAATTCTATCCACTTTAATATCATTAGCAATAGCTATAATACCTTCTTATTACATATATAAAAAGAAAAATTTAATATCAAATATTTTGGAAGGAAGTATATTCATCCCTTTCTTCTTTCCTCCAGTTTCAATGGTCCTGGCTTTTAGTTTATTGTATTCAAACGCAGGATTGTTTTCAAAACTCGGGATCGATTTGAACATTTTATATACCATGAAAGCAATTGTTTTGGCACATGTTTTTTATAATTCTCCCATATTTGTAAAATACATAGGGGAAGCCTTGAGAAAGATTCCAAATGGAGTTGTCGAAGCCTCAAAAATAGATGGAGCCAGTAAAGTAAGAACATTTTTTTCAATAGAAGTCCCAATGATAATGCCGTCAATAATGAAAGCATTTTTTTTGGTGTTTTCTTACAGTTTTATGAGTTTTGCTGTAGTTTTAAACTTAGGTGGAATAAAATATTCAACTTTAGAAGTAGCTATTGCAAACACCTTGAGAGGGTCATTTGATTTCTCAAAAGCTTTGGGATATGCATTGATTCAATTTGCAATATTATTTGTGTTGAATTACGTTATTTCAAAGATTGATATCCTTTCTTTTGAGGGAGACATTTCTCACCCTAAAAAAGTTTCTAAATTTGTAACGGGTACATCTATAATCTATTTGATATTTGAATTTTCAATAGTTTTTGTAGGAGTCTTTTCAGCATTTTTCAACTTTTTTGACATGAAATTCGATATTTCAGGTTTTCTTAATTTGTTTTCGAAAGAGTTTAATAATAAATACCCAATAGTTGAATCTATATTCAATTCTCTTTTTGTAGCCCTCATAGCAGCTACTTTGAGTATTGTTTTTACCTATATTATTTTAAAAAACTATACCAAATTTACAGATAGAGTTATTTTACCGTTTTTAGGTATTTCTTCTGCTTTTTTAGCTATGGGGTTGCTTTATATAAACATTTTATATGGAATTCCTTTTGTCATCCTTTTAATAATAGGGTTTATGATGATAACAATACCAATAACCTACTCTTTTTTATTTCAACATGTTGTAGGGTTTAACAAGTCTCTTTTGGAAGCAGCAAGTATAGATGGAGCGAATAGATGGCAAAGTTTTTGGAACATAGAACTTCCGTTAATCCTTCCTTCTATGATCTCAGTATTTTTACAGATTTTTGCCATTATTTATGGTGAATTCACCATAACCTATACAATGCAGGTTAGGGATTTTTTCCCTCTTGTAAGTGTGGTGAATTATTCTCTTTCTGCAAATAGACAATATTTAGAAGCAAATGCCTTAAGTGCTTTTAACATAGCCATTATAATAATAATATTTGTTCTATCCAATAGAATAAAAAATAGATTTTATAAAACTCTTTAATCCATTCCTATTGATTTCAAAAATTAATTCTTTTGTCTGGCAATTATTGCAGCAGCAAAAATCACTAAAGAAGTGCCAAAGATTTTTTGAGGGTTTGGCATTTAAGATAAAAATATATAAGATAAAAACATAGATATACCTCGATTAAATAAAAAAGTAAAGGTTACTTTTTTATTTAAAAACTTTTAAAAAATAATATAAGTAATTTCATTAAAACATAAAAATCAGCCCTTATTTAAATAAGGGCTGATTTTGAATCAAGATATTATTTTGTTTTGAATTTTTTGACTAGTTCATTTAAACTTTCAGCAGAAGCAGATAATTCTTCTGCACTTGCGCTAACTTGTTGTGATGCCTGTGCTTGAGCATTAACTGAAGTTGATGCTTCTTTAAGTTGTGCAGAAATGTTCTCGATATTTTTTGATATATCTTCTATATTTGAATTTATCTCTTGAATTCCAGCACTTTGCTCTTCACTAACTGCAGTCATGTCTTCGGTTGAAGTATTTAAATTTGTTATTTTCATTTCTATTCAACCAAAAGTAAGTTAAAACAAAAGCATAATTTTCACATGATTAAAAAATAAAGGTTAAATATAGTATAATGATTATGTATTACATGTTAAAATAAATTTTTTTGATTAAAAAAAGCACGCATTAAAAAATGCATGCTTTTGAATAGTTATTATATTTTTATCTATCTTTTTTCTCTTGTTTTTTTAGATATCTTTCTGCTTTTCTTCTGATTCTTTTGTAAACTCCTGAGAGACCCATAAGTTTTTTCATTTCAAGTACTGTATTTCTAACCTCTTCTCTTACCTGTTCAGTTCCTCTAACTATTATTTCTTCTACCATCCCGGATGTTTCATATTTTTGTCTTCTTTCTCTAAATGGGTCAAGGAAGTTGTTTAATGCTACTACTAATTTTTCTTTCACTTCAACATCACCGACTTTACCCCTTCTGTATCTATCTTTTAAATCCTGAACTTCTTCTTTGTTTGGGTTGAATAAATCATGATAAATAAATACTGGATTTCCTTCGACTTTTCCTGGAATATCTGCTCTAATTCTATTAGGGTCTGTCTTCATTTTCATAACCATTTTTTTTACGGTATTGGCATCATCACTCAAAAAGATAGCATTGTTAGCACTTTTACTCATTTTTCTTTCACCA includes the following:
- a CDS encoding MerR family transcriptional regulator, which produces MKIGEFAEKYNLSTDTVRYYIDNGMIIPEKVHNRYHFDETCEKSMDFILQFKKMKFTIEEIKHILTYMRMMPKTGKAETEYLLSIINNKIDQVAKEKEEFNIALEELEKIKKDYEKEIRDAKNEYKTYSIPINVLHFLACPKCQKPLKLNNASIKNNKIENGDLYCECGYEAKIENGMIVTEDSDKKSFHKSYGEELSYKSVIDENDSEYLSFLMAPSYWMEKRINLKDLNGKNILLARPIGHEIPYKFIENIENANIFIVDYQYLRMKGLKKRMEKTDLSSSSNVVFMAFDYLTIPLKHNSFDYILDLSGMINYVSNTNKSPLKNFYDILKYNGYIFSTFFLKESRDNIFVKEFNYLDKLYTRDFIDLEYSIFEKEDSAVIQGSNFKTEIDRFMKKKSRLDFFVFKGKKVEGE
- a CDS encoding oxidoreductase; protein product: MEKINVGIIGFGLSASVFHAPIIDYLPEFNLKKVYERKSEKSKKEYPYVEVVHNIEDLFDSDIDVILVTTPNKIHYDHAKLALLHNKHVIVEKPFTVTSEEARELVDLAVKKNLVLTVNQNRRWDGDFLTVKKLLETKKLGKVVEFEAHFDRFRNFIKDKWKEKDEPGSGIVYDLGSHLIDQALCLFGEPYAIFADIRKQRPDAVVDDYFEIILDYNTLKVTLKADMLSNYKSPKYIIKGLNGTFIKYGTDVQEGQLKEKITPDDPDYGKDKESNWGKINYIENGEEKSEKIITETGKYHFFYKNLFDRIKNNAKIEVRPETALRTIQIIEKAFESNEKRQFIKL
- a CDS encoding amidohydrolase family protein, with product MKIIDAHMHFSDILSFKGTALEISDLDYSSIGLKNEYEENNIIAGIGMGLSETEEGKFPDYNSLNPMRLDLEVPNPAFIYECLGINPYDLQTRKESIYDIENAISETRIVGFKIYAGYYPFYVYDTVYEPIYELAEKYNLPVVIHSGDTYSERGLIKYSHPIHIDELAVFHRNINFVIAHLGDPWVMDTAEILSKNRNVFADLSGLIVSDEFKAKTYINEKTFIDHFRRAIFYSETYDKLLFGTDWPLVQVKTYIEFIKKLVPEKYYEDIFYNNSNNLFKLFEEGE
- a CDS encoding thiamine ABC transporter substrate-binding protein, which produces MRRILFLAMLIFSLVSFSALTVYTYESMGWIEDSVISEFEDMYSVDVKVVKLGDGGNVLSRIKLEKRNPKADVVIGLDQSLVVEAVKNDLLISYKPLNASKIENQDIVFNQNYFVTPYDYGAIAIIYDPERLDTTPKTFEDLTKMDKSLIIQDPRSSSTGQAFLLWTIAIYGEDWKEFWKELKPAILTVTTGWTDSFSKFEAGEAPMMVSYATDGAYSYEYYESTKYKALIPEEGGYVQVEGAGIVKGTKNEELAKRFIEFLLMDEFQKKVPLNQWMFPVTNVELPESYEYALKPEKILTIESEEIANNLNKWLNEWEELMY
- a CDS encoding ABC transporter permease, with the protein product MGRTNVLMNKKKIIPIIYIALWVTPFIFLFRDFFELNSFTLIMDSRLSRILGVTFLQSILSTLISLAIAIIPSYYIYKKKNLISNILEGSIFIPFFFPPVSMVLAFSLLYSNAGLFSKLGIDLNILYTMKAIVLAHVFYNSPIFVKYIGEALRKIPNGVVEASKIDGASKVRTFFSIEVPMIMPSIMKAFFLVFSYSFMSFAVVLNLGGIKYSTLEVAIANTLRGSFDFSKALGYALIQFAILFVLNYVISKIDILSFEGDISHPKKVSKFVTGTSIIYLIFEFSIVFVGVFSAFFNFFDMKFDISGFLNLFSKEFNNKYPIVESIFNSLFVALIAATLSIVFTYIILKNYTKFTDRVILPFLGISSAFLAMGLLYINILYGIPFVILLIIGFMMITIPITYSFLFQHVVGFNKSLLEAASIDGANRWQSFWNIELPLILPSMISVFLQIFAIIYGEFTITYTMQVRDFFPLVSVVNYSLSANRQYLEANALSAFNIAIIIIIFVLSNRIKNRFYKTL